The DNA region CCGCGTCGGTACGCACTCTGCTGGAGTCTTTTTCCGGAATGGTTATCGTCGACGAGGCGTACATCGATTTTGCCCCTGACCAGACGTGGCTGGCGGAACTGCGCCGCTATCCTAACTTAGTTGTGTTGCAGACCTTCTCGAAAGCGTGGGGGCTGGCGGCTTTGCGGCTCGGTATGGCCTTCGCGTCACCCGACGTGATTCAGGTCCTGAACAAGATCAAGCTACCCTATAACGTCAACGAATTGACACAACGGGCGGGCTTGGAAGCCTTGCTGCACGAGCGTGAAAAGGATCAGATGGTCGACCAGATCTTGCAGCAACGCCGTCGCCTGACGCAGCAGTTGCAGGAACTGCCTTACGTAGAACACATCTATCCATCCGACGCCAACTTCCTGTTGGTGAAGATGCAGGACGCCGGCGGAGTTTTCCGTTACTTGATTGAGCAACTGGTTATTGTGCGCGACCGATCCCGCCTGAGACAGTGCGAAGGGTGCCTGCGCATCACGGTCGGTACCGAAGAAGAAAATGAGACACTGCTCCGGGCGCTGCACCAGTTTAGCCCCGTGGTTTAAGAGATTGCTGAAATGAAAAAAGTCCTTTTTATCGATCGCGACGGCACCATCATCCTGGAGCCGGAAGATGAACAGATCGACTCCCTGGAGAAACTACGGTTTGTGCCGGGTGCCCTTGTCAACCTGCACCGCATCGCAAACGAGTTGGATTACGAACTGGTGATGGTCACGAACCAGGATGGCCTGGGAACCAGCTCGTTCCCGGAAGATACCTTCTGGCCCGCCCACGAAAAGATGCTGGACATTTTGGAAGGGGAGGGAATATCCTTTCGTAAGATTCACATCGACCGCAGCTTTCCGTACGAAGGCTTACCGACCCGGAAGCCCGGCATTGGGATGTTGACAGAATACCAATCCGGCGACTACGATCTGGCCAATTCCTACGTAATCGGTGACCGTTGGTCGGATGTGCAACTGGCCGAAAACCTCGGAACGAAAGCAATCCGCATTGCCGATCCGGACGCGACGAAAGACCAGACCTCAGCGGCGCTAGCGTTGGTCACCGAAGACTGGAAGGAGATTTTCCGTTTCCTGCGGTTGCCCGACCGCGTGGGAAATGTGCGACGCACCACGAAAGAAACCGACATTGAAGTGCGGGTCAACCTGGACGGAAGTGGCGTGGCGGATATCGAAACGGGACTGGGCTTTTTCGATCACATGCTGGACCAACTGGCGCGCCACGGCGGCATCGACCTGACGCTGCGCTGCCGGGGCGATCTCCACATCGACGAACACCACACTGTAGAAGACACCGCGCTGGCGCTGGGCGAGGCATTTAAGAAGGCGCTGGGGGACAAGAAGGGCATTTACCGGTATGGGTTCCTGCTGCCGATGGATGAGGCATTGGCGCAAGTGGCCATCGACTTTTCGGGCCGGAGCTGGCTGGTGTGGGAGGCAGAATTTAACCGGGAAAAGATTGGCGATGTTCCAACCGAGATGTTCTTCCACTTCTTCAAATCCTTCACGGACACCGCTGCGTGCAACCTCAACATCAAA from Catalinimonas alkaloidigena includes:
- the hisC gene encoding histidinol-phosphate transaminase, which encodes MKPLEDLIRPHLRDLVPYSSARDEYTGKEGVFLDANENAFGSALNDALNRYPDPYQQQLKQALAAIKGVRPDQIFLGGGGSDEAIDLLIRMFCRPGKDNILILPPTYGMYEVSAAVNDVSVVRAPLTADFQIDVERTLAAVDEHTKLLFVCSPNNPTGNLMAAASVRTLLESFSGMVIVDEAYIDFAPDQTWLAELRRYPNLVVLQTFSKAWGLAALRLGMAFASPDVIQVLNKIKLPYNVNELTQRAGLEALLHEREKDQMVDQILQQRRRLTQQLQELPYVEHIYPSDANFLLVKMQDAGGVFRYLIEQLVIVRDRSRLRQCEGCLRITVGTEEENETLLRALHQFSPVV
- the hisB gene encoding bifunctional histidinol-phosphatase/imidazoleglycerol-phosphate dehydratase HisB, whose amino-acid sequence is MKKVLFIDRDGTIILEPEDEQIDSLEKLRFVPGALVNLHRIANELDYELVMVTNQDGLGTSSFPEDTFWPAHEKMLDILEGEGISFRKIHIDRSFPYEGLPTRKPGIGMLTEYQSGDYDLANSYVIGDRWSDVQLAENLGTKAIRIADPDATKDQTSAALALVTEDWKEIFRFLRLPDRVGNVRRTTKETDIEVRVNLDGSGVADIETGLGFFDHMLDQLARHGGIDLTLRCRGDLHIDEHHTVEDTALALGEAFKKALGDKKGIYRYGFLLPMDEALAQVAIDFSGRSWLVWEAEFNREKIGDVPTEMFFHFFKSFTDTAACNLNIKVEGTNEHHKIESIFKAFAKAIQQAVARDPRRLDALPSTKGVL